A window from Kovacikia minuta CCNUW1 encodes these proteins:
- the ychF gene encoding redox-regulated ATPase YchF gives MLRAGIVGLPNVGKSTLFNALVANAKAQAANFPFCTIEPNVGVVAVPDERLQVLAKISSSAEIVPTRVEFVDIAGLVKGASQGEGLGNQFLANIREVDAIVHVVRCFENDDIIHVSGSVDPVRDIEVINLELALADLSQIEKRIDRARKQARGNKEIQIEVDALEKLLPVLNEGRPARQVTLTEEEEGLIKPLGLLTRKPVIYGTNVSEDDLATGNAWVEQVRELAAQENAQVVVISAQVESELIELPEEERADFLESLGVQEGGLKSLIRATYELLGLRTYFTTGPKETRAWTIHAGMLAPQAAGVIHTDFERGFIRAETVAYKDLVNTGSMNAAKEKGLVRSEGKEYVVQEGDVMLFRFNV, from the coding sequence ATGCTAAGAGCCGGAATTGTTGGGCTACCCAACGTTGGAAAATCGACTTTATTTAATGCCCTGGTTGCCAATGCTAAAGCGCAGGCTGCCAACTTTCCCTTTTGCACGATCGAGCCAAATGTGGGCGTTGTGGCGGTTCCTGATGAACGCTTGCAAGTCCTGGCAAAAATTTCTAGTTCAGCCGAAATTGTCCCAACCAGAGTCGAATTTGTCGATATTGCGGGACTGGTTAAAGGTGCCAGCCAGGGAGAGGGGTTGGGCAACCAGTTTCTGGCCAATATTCGGGAGGTGGATGCGATCGTCCATGTCGTCCGTTGTTTTGAAAACGACGATATCATCCATGTTTCTGGATCGGTCGATCCGGTGCGCGACATTGAGGTGATCAATCTGGAACTGGCTCTTGCGGATTTGTCCCAGATCGAAAAGCGGATCGATCGTGCCCGCAAGCAAGCCCGTGGCAACAAGGAGATTCAAATTGAAGTAGATGCCCTGGAAAAACTGCTGCCTGTCTTGAATGAAGGACGACCTGCCCGCCAGGTGACGCTCACCGAAGAGGAGGAAGGGTTAATCAAACCTCTCGGTTTGCTGACCCGCAAGCCAGTGATCTACGGGACCAACGTCTCCGAAGACGATCTGGCAACCGGAAATGCCTGGGTGGAGCAGGTGCGAGAACTGGCAGCCCAGGAAAATGCCCAGGTTGTTGTCATTTCAGCCCAAGTTGAGTCCGAACTGATTGAACTACCAGAGGAAGAACGGGCAGACTTTCTGGAATCCCTGGGTGTGCAGGAAGGTGGGCTAAAATCTCTGATCCGCGCCACCTACGAGCTTTTGGGGCTACGAACCTACTTCACCACTGGACCGAAGGAAACCCGCGCCTGGACGATCCATGCAGGGATGCTGGCTCCCCAGGCAGCAGGCGTGATTCACACCGACTTTGAACGGGGTTTCATCCGGGCTGAAACGGTTGCTTACAAGGATCTGGTTAATACTGGCTCGATGAATGCTGCCAAGGAAAAGGGATTGGTTCGCAGCGAAGGTAAGGAATATGTTGTCCAGGAAGGAGATGTAATGTTGTTCAGGTTTAACGTGTAG
- a CDS encoding NAD-dependent epimerase/dehydratase family protein, giving the protein MKVLVIGGDGYCGWATALYLSNRGYEVGILDSLVRRHWDMEICVETLTPIAPIHQRLQRWRDLTGKSIDLFIGDITNYEFLSKALRQFEPEAIVHFGEQRSAPFSMIDREHAVMTQVNNVAGTLNILYAIKEDFPDCHLVKLGTMGEYGTPNIDIEEGYITIEHNGRKDTLPYPKQPGSMYHLSKVHDSHNIHFACRIWGLRATDLNQGVVYGVLTEETGMDELLINRLDYDGVFGTALNRFCIQAAIGHPLTVYGKGGQTRGFLDIRDTVRCVELAIANPANEGEFRVFNQFTEQFSVGDLALMVEKAGRSLGLTVEVNHLENPRIEREEHYFNAKNTKLLDLGLQPHYLSDSLLDSLLNFALKYKDRVDEAQILPKVNWRR; this is encoded by the coding sequence ATGAAAGTCCTAGTTATTGGTGGCGATGGCTACTGCGGTTGGGCAACTGCGTTGTATCTTTCTAACCGAGGATACGAAGTGGGGATTTTAGATAGCCTGGTGCGTCGGCATTGGGATATGGAAATCTGTGTCGAGACATTGACTCCGATCGCTCCGATTCATCAACGGCTTCAGCGTTGGCGTGATTTAACAGGAAAATCGATTGATTTATTCATTGGGGATATCACCAATTACGAGTTTCTGAGTAAAGCCCTGCGTCAGTTTGAGCCAGAGGCAATTGTCCATTTTGGGGAACAACGATCGGCTCCCTTTTCTATGATTGACCGGGAACATGCCGTCATGACCCAGGTGAATAACGTAGCGGGAACGCTGAACATCCTGTACGCCATAAAGGAAGACTTTCCTGACTGTCACCTGGTCAAGCTGGGGACAATGGGCGAATACGGCACTCCCAATATCGACATCGAAGAGGGTTACATCACCATTGAGCACAATGGGCGAAAGGACACGCTGCCCTATCCCAAGCAGCCTGGTAGCATGTACCACCTGAGCAAGGTTCATGATTCACACAACATTCACTTTGCTTGCAGAATTTGGGGCTTGCGGGCAACAGACCTGAACCAGGGCGTGGTTTATGGGGTGCTGACGGAAGAGACCGGCATGGATGAATTGCTGATCAATCGGCTTGACTACGATGGGGTATTTGGTACAGCGCTGAATCGCTTCTGCATCCAAGCAGCGATCGGTCATCCCCTGACCGTTTATGGCAAGGGGGGGCAAACCCGTGGCTTTTTGGATATCCGGGATACGGTTCGTTGTGTGGAACTGGCGATCGCGAATCCTGCTAATGAGGGCGAGTTCCGTGTCTTCAACCAGTTCACGGAGCAATTCAGTGTGGGCGATTTAGCCCTTATGGTAGAAAAAGCTGGCAGATCCCTGGGTCTAACAGTGGAAGTGAACCATCTGGAAAACCCTCGAATAGAACGAGAAGAACATTACTTCAACGCCAAAAACACAAAGTTGTTGGATTTAGGGCTTCAACCTCATTACCTGTCTGATTCATTACTCGATTCGTTACTCAACTTTGCGTTGAAGTACAAAGATCGGGTAGACGAAGCCCAGATTTTGCCTAAGGTAAATTGGCGGCGTTAG
- a CDS encoding glycosyltransferase family 4 protein, translating into MRIALFTETFLPKVDGIVTRLRHTVDHLQRMGNQVLVVAPEGGLTEYKGAKIYGVTGFPLPLYPELKLALPRPSIGYVLKRFAPDIVHVVNPAVLGLAGLFYSKVYDIPLIASYHTHLPEYLQHYGLGMLEGLLWELLKAGHNQATLNLCTSTAMMQALTEHGIERVNLWQRGVDTETFQPYLANLEMRSRLSQGHPEAPLLLYVGRLSAEKEIERIKPVMAAIPGARLALVGNGPHRQSLETHFAGTPTHFVGYLQGQELASAFASADAFVFPSRTETLGLVLLEAMAAGCPVVAARSGGIPDIVEDGVNGYLFDPTDENGAIAATQKLLANPEERETLRHNARREAERWGWAAATRQLHDYYRSVITLNSISAA; encoded by the coding sequence ATGCGAATTGCCCTATTTACCGAAACCTTCTTACCAAAAGTTGATGGCATTGTTACGCGCCTGCGGCACACGGTTGATCACTTGCAGCGAATGGGCAATCAGGTTTTGGTGGTTGCCCCAGAGGGTGGGCTAACCGAGTACAAAGGAGCCAAAATCTACGGTGTAACCGGGTTCCCCTTACCCCTCTATCCAGAGCTAAAGTTGGCCTTGCCCCGTCCGTCGATCGGGTATGTTCTCAAGCGTTTTGCTCCCGATATTGTGCATGTGGTTAACCCTGCGGTTCTTGGTCTGGCAGGGTTATTTTATAGCAAGGTTTATGATATTCCGTTGATCGCTTCCTATCACACCCATCTGCCGGAGTATCTGCAACATTACGGGTTAGGCATGCTGGAAGGTTTGCTGTGGGAACTTCTGAAAGCTGGACATAACCAGGCAACTCTGAACTTGTGTACTTCTACCGCCATGATGCAGGCATTGACGGAGCATGGCATTGAGCGGGTCAACCTGTGGCAGCGTGGGGTAGATACGGAAACGTTCCAACCCTATCTGGCAAATTTGGAGATGCGATCGCGTTTGAGCCAGGGGCATCCGGAAGCCCCCCTGTTGCTCTATGTTGGGCGGCTTTCGGCGGAGAAGGAAATCGAACGCATTAAACCCGTGATGGCAGCCATCCCCGGAGCAAGACTGGCACTGGTGGGCAACGGTCCCCACCGCCAATCCCTGGAAACCCACTTTGCTGGAACTCCCACTCACTTTGTCGGCTATTTGCAGGGACAGGAACTTGCCTCTGCCTTTGCTTCTGCCGATGCCTTTGTCTTTCCCTCCCGCACAGAAACCCTGGGGTTGGTTCTGTTGGAAGCAATGGCGGCGGGTTGTCCCGTTGTGGCGGCTCGATCGGGTGGCATTCCCGACATTGTGGAAGATGGGGTGAATGGTTATTTGTTTGATCCGACGGACGAGAATGGGGCGATCGCTGCTACCCAAAAATTGCTGGCAAACCCGGAGGAACGGGAAACCCTGCGCCACAATGCCCGGCGCGAAGCCGAACGCTGGGGCTGGGCGGCGGCTACCCGTCAACTGCATGATTACTACCGGTCTGTAATTACCCTTAACTCAATCTCAGCAGCTTAA
- a CDS encoding ATP-binding protein, with protein MSSILGFTHLLKAQSFSPTNLRHQEYLNIILTSGQHLLALINDILDLSKIEANQLDLNWEVVEVQTVCQTALTLVREKASDKGLTLKLEIAPQVNTLIADSLRLKQMLFNLLSNAIKFTVRGSVGVQVTQAEGLVHFTVWDTGIGISKEHQLLLFRPYSQITNTVVGREQGTGLGLALTQKLAELHGGWVDLISEIDQGSRSTISLPLTPATLQDGPELDTTAPEPVVMKIVHSPRAPEPSPLLTIGEASMGSNPAVIDRPGLIGDDCPTEILVHRSRSSRSVKRSSQQLQQLQENLPALDPPYSNRLLLVEDNIHNAKLILAFLSKLGYEVTWVKDGREMWQALERSIPALILMDINLPVVDGLTLTRQLKSDERYQTIPIIAQTAMAMAGDRALCLEAGAVNYISKPIDLDILKHLVSQYLEGSGEWGVGGGEWGVGENTNNE; from the coding sequence TTGAGTTCTATTCTGGGATTTACTCACCTGCTTAAGGCCCAGAGCTTTAGCCCGACGAACCTCCGCCATCAGGAGTATCTCAATATCATCCTTACCAGTGGTCAACACCTGCTGGCTCTGATCAATGACATTCTGGATTTGTCCAAAATTGAAGCAAATCAGCTTGATTTGAACTGGGAAGTCGTTGAAGTGCAAACCGTTTGTCAGACTGCCCTAACGCTGGTGCGGGAAAAAGCCAGTGATAAAGGTCTAACTCTGAAATTGGAAATTGCCCCCCAGGTTAATACCCTGATTGCTGACTCCCTGCGGCTGAAGCAAATGCTGTTCAATTTACTATCGAATGCCATCAAATTTACAGTGCGCGGCAGTGTCGGAGTTCAAGTAACCCAGGCAGAGGGGTTGGTACACTTTACGGTCTGGGATACGGGAATCGGGATTTCAAAAGAGCATCAGCTGCTTTTGTTTCGTCCCTATTCTCAAATCACCAATACGGTGGTAGGGCGTGAGCAGGGCACAGGCTTAGGGTTAGCACTCACCCAGAAATTAGCTGAACTTCACGGCGGTTGGGTAGATCTGATCTCCGAGATCGATCAGGGTTCTCGCTCTACGATTTCATTGCCGCTGACGCCCGCCACCTTGCAGGATGGACCAGAGCTTGACACAACTGCCCCAGAGCCGGTGGTGATGAAAATCGTCCACTCCCCCAGAGCACCAGAACCCTCCCCCCTCCTTACGATCGGAGAAGCCTCAATGGGGAGTAATCCTGCCGTTATCGATCGCCCCGGATTGATTGGGGATGATTGTCCGACAGAAATTCTGGTACATCGTTCAAGGAGTTCCCGCTCAGTAAAGCGATCGTCTCAGCAATTACAGCAATTACAGGAAAACCTACCCGCCTTAGATCCTCCCTACTCTAATCGACTCTTACTGGTAGAGGACAACATCCACAACGCCAAGCTGATCCTGGCATTTCTTAGCAAATTAGGCTACGAGGTGACCTGGGTCAAAGATGGACGCGAGATGTGGCAGGCGTTGGAACGATCGATCCCGGCACTCATTTTGATGGACATCAATTTACCCGTCGTGGATGGGCTAACCCTAACCCGGCAATTGAAAAGCGACGAACGCTATCAAACGATCCCCATCATTGCCCAAACCGCTATGGCAATGGCAGGCGATCGCGCCCTCTGCCTGGAAGCTGGAGCCGTCAACTACATCTCTAAACCTATCGACCTGGATATATTGAAGCATCTCGTTAGCCAGTATCTGGAGGGGAGTGGGGAGTGGGGAGTAGGGGGTGGGGAGTGGGGAGTGGGGGAGAATACTAACAACGAATGA
- a CDS encoding RNA recognition motif domain-containing protein, producing the protein MTIYVGNLSYQATEDDLKEVFGEYGAVKRIALPSDRETGRMRGFAFVELAEDVQEDAAIAELDGAEWMGRQLKVNKAKPREESRPAVNRG; encoded by the coding sequence ATGACTATCTACGTTGGAAATCTCTCTTACCAGGCAACAGAAGACGATTTGAAAGAAGTATTTGGGGAATACGGTGCGGTCAAGCGCATTGCCCTACCCAGCGATCGGGAAACCGGACGAATGCGGGGGTTTGCCTTTGTTGAATTGGCAGAGGATGTTCAGGAAGATGCGGCGATCGCCGAACTCGATGGCGCAGAGTGGATGGGTCGCCAACTGAAAGTCAATAAAGCAAAACCCCGTGAGGAAAGCCGCCCCGCTGTGAATCGTGGGTGA
- the ispG gene encoding (E)-4-hydroxy-3-methylbut-2-enyl-diphosphate synthase — MQTLPNPVASIASSAYLSTDTTIHRRKTRPVKVGNVTIGGGNPVVVQSMINEDTLDIEGSVAAIRRLHEIGCEIVRVTVPSMAHAFALAEIRQKLIATYQNVPLVADVHHNGMKIALEVAKHVDKVRINPGLYVFEKPKPNRTEYTQAEFDEIGEKIRETLEPLVISLRDQGKAMRIGVNHGSLAERMLFTYGDTPEGMVESALEVIRICESLDFRNLVISLKASRVPVMLGAYRLLAQRMDAQGMDYPLHLGVTEAGDGEYGRIKSTAGIATLLAEGIGDTIRVSLTEAPEKEIPVCYSILQALGLRKTMVEYVACPSCGRTLFNLEEVLHKVREATKHLTGLDIAVMGCIVNGPGEMADADYGYVGKQAGYISLYRGREEIKKVPEDKGVEELINLIKADGRWVDP; from the coding sequence ATGCAGACCTTACCCAATCCAGTTGCTTCCATTGCATCTTCCGCTTACCTTTCTACCGATACAACGATCCATCGCCGCAAAACTCGCCCTGTAAAGGTGGGGAATGTGACGATCGGTGGCGGCAATCCTGTTGTTGTTCAATCCATGATCAACGAAGATACCCTGGATATTGAAGGCTCAGTCGCTGCGATTCGTCGTCTGCACGAAATCGGCTGCGAAATTGTCCGGGTTACGGTACCCAGCATGGCGCATGCCTTCGCTCTGGCAGAAATCCGGCAAAAGTTGATTGCGACCTATCAGAACGTGCCACTGGTTGCTGATGTTCACCACAACGGCATGAAAATTGCCCTTGAAGTTGCCAAACACGTTGATAAGGTGCGGATCAATCCGGGCTTGTATGTGTTCGAGAAACCCAAACCCAACCGCACCGAATATACCCAGGCAGAATTTGACGAAATTGGCGAAAAAATTCGTGAGACCCTGGAACCGCTTGTCATTTCCCTCCGCGACCAGGGTAAAGCAATGCGGATTGGCGTCAATCATGGCTCCCTGGCAGAACGGATGCTGTTTACCTATGGCGACACCCCCGAAGGCATGGTGGAATCGGCACTGGAAGTGATTCGCATTTGTGAATCCCTGGATTTTCGGAATCTTGTCATTTCTTTGAAAGCCTCCCGTGTCCCCGTCATGTTGGGGGCTTACCGTCTGTTGGCGCAGCGGATGGATGCCCAGGGAATGGACTATCCCCTGCATCTGGGTGTAACCGAAGCCGGAGACGGTGAATATGGACGGATCAAATCCACCGCTGGCATTGCGACCCTCCTGGCGGAGGGTATTGGCGACACCATTCGGGTTTCTTTGACGGAAGCCCCAGAGAAGGAAATCCCGGTTTGCTACAGCATTCTGCAAGCCCTGGGTTTGCGCAAGACGATGGTGGAATATGTTGCCTGTCCATCCTGTGGGCGGACGTTGTTTAACCTGGAGGAAGTGCTGCACAAAGTCCGGGAAGCAACCAAACACCTGACAGGGTTGGATATCGCAGTGATGGGTTGCATTGTCAATGGTCCCGGTGAAATGGCGGATGCGGATTATGGCTATGTGGGCAAACAGGCGGGCTATATTTCGCTTTATCGGGGACGGGAAGAAATTAAGAAGGTGCCTGAGGACAAAGGCGTTGAGGAGTTAATTAACCTGATCAAAGCGGATGGTCGTTGGGTCGATCCATAG
- a CDS encoding Uma2 family endonuclease: MIQAISKSLTFEEFLEQHPDDGKRYELINGQIVELMATREHDDIADFIQFSFNDEVRRLRLNYKITRTASVKVNRLDGLDQGRTPDVSVIDKTVWQANPKDYSALREPIQLAVEVTSTNWRDDYLTKLREYEELGIPEYWIVDHLALGAIRYIGSPKQPTISIYVLIEGEYQVSQFRDRDRIISPTFPELNLTVNAIFNANSSPSR; this comes from the coding sequence ATGATCCAAGCTATATCCAAATCTCTGACTTTTGAGGAATTCCTGGAACAACACCCAGACGATGGCAAGCGCTATGAGTTAATCAATGGTCAAATTGTTGAACTGATGGCAACACGAGAACATGACGATATTGCCGATTTTATTCAGTTCTCATTTAACGATGAAGTCAGGCGATTAAGGCTAAATTACAAAATTACTCGCACCGCATCTGTAAAGGTCAATCGTCTGGATGGATTGGATCAGGGCAGAACACCTGATGTTAGTGTCATTGACAAAACAGTGTGGCAAGCTAATCCAAAAGACTACAGCGCCCTCAGAGAACCAATTCAGCTTGCGGTAGAAGTGACTTCAACCAACTGGCGAGACGACTATCTCACTAAACTCAGGGAGTATGAAGAATTAGGCATTCCTGAATACTGGATTGTCGATCACCTTGCGCTTGGAGCAATCAGGTACATTGGCTCGCCCAAACAGCCAACAATCTCTATTTACGTATTGATTGAAGGTGAATATCAAGTCAGCCAATTTCGCGATCGCGATCGCATCATCTCACCCACATTTCCTGAATTAAACCTGACAGTTAACGCTATTTTCAATGCGAACAGCTCCCCAAGTCGGTAG
- a CDS encoding cysteine hydrolase family protein translates to MATQTSTQLNVPGFFDSRRVGEVWRVPYQERAAQAKDWAKQHGLQPAAKDKTRICLMIIDAQNTFCIPEFELFVGGRSGIGAVEDNDRLCQFIYHNLGIITEIAPTMDTHTAMQIFHSVFWVNDAGENPPPMTMISLDDVKSGKWKVNPAIAYSIAKGNYVALQSFALHYTERLSQAGKYPLTIWPYHSMLGGIGHALVSAIEEACFFHAIARNSQTNFEIKGSNALTENYSVLRPEVLDDPTGRPIAQKNTRFIQKLLEFDAVIIAGQAKSHCVAWTIDDLLTEIQAQDPALAKKVYLLEDCTSPVVVPGIVDFTDQANAAFQRFADAGMNVVQSKTTISSWAGITL, encoded by the coding sequence ATGGCTACTCAAACTTCGACTCAATTAAATGTTCCTGGCTTTTTTGACTCCAGGCGAGTTGGTGAAGTGTGGCGGGTTCCCTACCAGGAGCGGGCAGCCCAGGCAAAAGACTGGGCCAAGCAACATGGATTGCAGCCTGCCGCAAAAGACAAAACACGCATCTGTTTAATGATTATTGATGCCCAAAATACGTTCTGCATTCCTGAGTTTGAACTTTTTGTGGGTGGACGATCGGGCATCGGTGCCGTCGAAGATAACGATCGTCTCTGTCAATTCATTTATCACAACTTAGGCATCATCACCGAAATCGCTCCCACAATGGATACGCATACGGCAATGCAAATTTTCCATTCCGTATTTTGGGTGAATGATGCCGGTGAAAATCCACCGCCTATGACCATGATTTCCCTGGACGATGTGAAATCTGGGAAATGGAAAGTGAATCCGGCGATCGCCTATTCAATTGCGAAAGGCAACTATGTCGCATTACAATCTTTTGCCCTGCATTACACCGAACGATTGAGTCAGGCAGGGAAATATCCCCTTACGATCTGGCCCTATCACTCAATGTTAGGTGGCATTGGTCACGCTTTGGTTTCAGCCATTGAGGAAGCCTGTTTCTTCCACGCGATCGCCCGCAACAGCCAAACCAATTTTGAAATCAAAGGCAGCAATGCATTAACAGAAAATTACTCCGTCTTGCGTCCCGAAGTGTTAGACGATCCCACAGGTAGACCGATCGCCCAAAAGAACACCCGCTTTATTCAAAAACTGCTGGAATTTGATGCGGTGATCATTGCCGGACAGGCAAAAAGTCATTGTGTTGCCTGGACGATCGACGATTTACTTACCGAAATTCAAGCCCAAGATCCCGCTTTAGCCAAAAAAGTGTATCTGCTAGAAGATTGCACCTCACCCGTTGTTGTGCCGGGTATTGTAGACTTCACCGACCAGGCAAATGCCGCCTTTCAACGGTTTGCAGATGCGGGCATGAATGTGGTGCAGTCTAAGACGACGATTAGTAGCTGGGCTGGTATTACCCTCTAA
- a CDS encoding Uma2 family endonuclease, giving the protein MVYPVNAMMQSELDQQADLDLMTFEEFLEWHPDDGRIFELIRGVPQEVNPTGPHEKLSGFLTIELGISIRQQQLPYFIPKTATLKPYRDKSGYKPDMVILDERALVNEPRWEKQSTILNGASAPLVIEITSTNWRDDYGVKLSDYELLGVPEYWIVDYLGLAASRLIGSPKQPTVSIYNLVDGEYQVNQFRSSERIISTVLPELNLLAEQLFKL; this is encoded by the coding sequence ATGGTCTATCCAGTGAACGCCATGATGCAATCTGAGTTGGATCAGCAAGCAGACTTGGATCTCATGACTTTTGAGGAGTTCCTTGAATGGCACCCAGATGATGGGCGAATTTTTGAGTTGATTCGAGGAGTGCCCCAGGAAGTGAACCCCACCGGACCCCATGAAAAACTGTCAGGATTTCTGACGATCGAGCTTGGCATCTCGATTCGGCAACAGCAACTTCCGTATTTCATTCCCAAAACGGCAACGCTGAAGCCCTATCGGGATAAGTCTGGTTACAAGCCTGATATGGTAATTCTGGATGAACGAGCATTGGTAAATGAGCCACGCTGGGAAAAGCAATCTACGATACTGAATGGCGCATCTGCACCGTTAGTAATTGAAATTACCTCTACCAACTGGCGGGATGATTATGGCGTGAAGTTGAGCGATTACGAGCTGTTGGGCGTTCCTGAATATTGGATTGTGGATTATCTGGGATTAGCAGCGAGCCGCTTGATTGGTTCTCCCAAACAACCGACGGTTAGCATTTATAACCTGGTTGATGGAGAATATCAGGTGAATCAGTTTAGAAGTTCGGAACGAATTATTTCGACCGTTTTGCCAGAACTGAACCTGCTTGCTGAACAACTCTTCAAACTGTAA
- a CDS encoding ADP-ribosylglycohydrolase family protein, producing MLGAIAGDIIGSVYERDNTKTKNFLLFRAESRFTDDTVLTVAIADAILNRSDYTDSLKRYHQRFPHVGYGGTFNAWAGSSSREPYNSWGNGSAMRVSPVAYAFEDLAAVLQEAQRTAAVTHNHPEGIKGAQAVAAAIFWARTGCSKAEIKTSVESTFGYDLSKSLDEIRPTYRFDVSCQGSVPQAITAFLEATDFEDAIRNAVSIGGDSDTIACIAGSIAEAFYQGVPEPIKDEIIIRLDQRLYDVVEAFQAQYGV from the coding sequence ATGCTCGGCGCGATCGCAGGCGATATTATCGGCTCAGTCTACGAAAGAGACAATACGAAAACGAAGAATTTTTTGCTGTTCCGTGCCGAATCCCGGTTTACGGATGACACGGTGCTGACGGTGGCGATCGCGGATGCGATTTTGAATCGGAGCGATTATACCGATAGCCTCAAGCGGTATCACCAGCGGTTTCCCCATGTGGGATATGGTGGCACTTTCAACGCCTGGGCGGGTTCCAGTAGCCGCGAACCTTACAACAGTTGGGGGAATGGTTCCGCTATGCGCGTCAGTCCGGTTGCCTATGCGTTTGAGGATTTGGCAGCGGTTTTGCAGGAAGCCCAGCGCACGGCAGCGGTGACGCACAACCATCCGGAGGGAATTAAGGGTGCCCAGGCAGTTGCCGCCGCGATCTTTTGGGCGCGAACGGGATGCAGCAAGGCGGAAATTAAGACCTCCGTTGAATCAACCTTTGGCTACGACTTGAGCAAATCTTTGGATGAGATTCGGCCCACCTATCGGTTTGATGTGTCCTGTCAGGGTTCTGTCCCCCAGGCCATCACCGCGTTTTTGGAAGCAACCGATTTTGAAGATGCGATTCGAAATGCGGTTTCTATCGGTGGCGACAGTGACACGATCGCCTGTATCGCAGGCAGCATTGCTGAAGCGTTTTATCAGGGCGTTCCTGAGCCGATTAAAGACGAAATAATCATTCGCCTTGATCAGCGGTTGTATGACGTTGTAGAGGCATTTCAGGCGCAATATGGAGTTTGA
- a CDS encoding opioid growth factor receptor-related protein yields the protein MARSPIVRFYLGQSSDLEGRRIEQIWDWDNSLLEEVHDYIQWLFPLLERSRFNSRAPVLTQADIETFRTNDELKNRLLISFKRMLQFYGLQCLEADGAISITMADSFPERRQDWLNWGDHNHLRITRILTSLRLLGLEPYAQAFFKCLTQIYQAEPDDIDPRSYTFWKEAVTPTTHHLPPTT from the coding sequence ATGGCACGTTCGCCGATCGTCCGGTTCTATTTGGGTCAAAGCTCTGACCTGGAAGGGCGCAGGATTGAACAAATTTGGGATTGGGATAACAGTTTGCTGGAGGAAGTTCACGACTACATCCAATGGTTGTTTCCCCTGCTGGAGAGAAGCCGATTTAATTCGCGTGCACCTGTTTTAACTCAGGCTGATATCGAGACGTTTAGAACGAATGATGAATTAAAAAATCGATTGCTAATTTCGTTTAAACGCATGTTGCAGTTCTATGGATTGCAATGCTTGGAAGCGGATGGAGCGATCTCAATTACAATGGCTGATTCATTTCCAGAACGCAGGCAGGATTGGCTAAATTGGGGCGATCACAATCATCTCCGCATCACCAGAATTCTCACCAGTCTTCGATTGCTGGGCTTAGAGCCATACGCCCAGGCATTTTTCAAGTGCTTAACTCAAATTTATCAAGCCGAACCCGATGACATCGACCCCCGCAGCTACACCTTTTGGAAAGAAGCAGTCACACCTACCACCCACCACCTACCACCTACCACCTAA